From the genome of Pelobacter propionicus DSM 2379, one region includes:
- a CDS encoding response regulator, producing the protein MRDDPFVILLVEDDQAHAEIVRRSLEGFRVANRLEHVCDGQAALEYLGGQGQWSRLPHPRPHLILLDLRLPKVDGLELLGNIKAEPRLASIPVVVLSTSDADKDMLRASENHANSYLVKPLDLDEFVRMIGALGDYWLGWNKQPT; encoded by the coding sequence ATGCGGGATGACCCCTTCGTCATTCTGCTGGTTGAGGATGACCAGGCCCATGCCGAGATCGTCAGGCGCAGTCTGGAGGGGTTTCGCGTCGCCAACCGGCTGGAACATGTATGTGACGGTCAGGCAGCCCTGGAGTATCTGGGCGGCCAGGGGCAATGGAGCCGCCTGCCGCATCCCCGACCGCACCTGATTCTGCTGGACCTGCGGCTTCCCAAGGTCGACGGCCTGGAGTTGCTCGGGAACATCAAGGCCGAGCCGAGGCTGGCTTCGATTCCGGTGGTGGTTCTGAGTACATCGGATGCCGATAAGGACATGCTCAGAGCCTCCGAAAACCATGCCAATAGCTACCTGGTCAAGCCGCTGGACCTGGACGAATTCGTCAGGATGATCGGGGCGCTGGGCGATTACTGGCTGGGGTGGAACAAACAGCCGACCTGA
- a CDS encoding response regulator — protein MKKKILYIEDNEQNLYLVKFLMEKHGYEVSAAMDGQEGIDSAAQLRPDLILLDIQLPHMDGYSVARKLRANPDLAGIPIVAVTSYAMAGDRDKALSAGCNGYIEKPINPDTFMRQVEQHLACREE, from the coding sequence ATGAAAAAAAAGATTCTCTATATCGAAGACAACGAGCAGAACCTGTATCTGGTAAAGTTTCTCATGGAAAAGCATGGCTATGAGGTGAGCGCGGCCATGGATGGACAGGAGGGAATCGACAGCGCCGCTCAACTGCGACCGGACCTGATCCTGCTGGATATCCAGCTTCCCCACATGGATGGCTATAGCGTTGCCCGGAAACTGCGCGCCAATCCCGATCTGGCCGGGATTCCCATCGTGGCGGTCACCTCCTACGCCATGGCCGGCGACCGGGACAAGGCGCTCAGCGCGGGATGCAACGGCTATATCGAAAAACCGATTAATCCCGATACCTTCATGCGGCAGGTGGAGCAGCATCTAGCCTGCCGGGAAGAGTGA
- a CDS encoding HD domain-containing phosphohydrolase codes for MAMDMDETHQAGQGPISVLLVDDEEYILTSLRRLLMDEKDMEVVTAGSGEEGLNLLPTLANLGVIVSDQRMPGMNGAQFLEKARLVRPDAVRIILTGYADVSAAVDAINRGGAWRYMTKPWNNEELAQAIHDAVELYTHESQNRRLNEVIRQQNSEMEVWTENLKKRLLQSTSTIREQSQALKELSLKKPVAVVLQAFDGFFEIMGGSNAVHARTVSTLVADVARKMGLDAETITRFRLAALLHDTGKFGTLVAELNKSMEDMSESEAREYRRHPLRGEELVSRVEELAEVALLVRSHHETFDGQGFPDGLEGERIPLGARLIAIADLIERSARSVEKHRADFALMTARFHGGTLLDPHLVTKFQGITRTIYFEGRKSGLASELELEPKDLIPGMQISRDVESGAGVLLMQRGTVLDMAGILLIRSHFHKTPSPHGIYVQVTSD; via the coding sequence ATGGCTATGGATATGGATGAAACGCATCAGGCCGGGCAGGGGCCGATTTCGGTCCTGCTGGTCGATGACGAAGAGTACATACTGACGTCGCTTCGGCGTCTTTTGATGGATGAGAAGGATATGGAAGTCGTTACCGCCGGTTCAGGGGAGGAAGGGCTGAATCTTCTGCCTACACTCGCCAACCTGGGAGTAATTGTATCGGATCAACGGATGCCGGGAATGAACGGCGCCCAGTTTTTGGAAAAGGCGCGGCTTGTCAGGCCGGATGCGGTGCGGATCATTCTGACCGGGTATGCCGATGTGTCGGCTGCTGTTGACGCCATCAACAGAGGGGGAGCCTGGCGTTACATGACCAAGCCGTGGAATAACGAGGAGCTAGCGCAAGCCATCCATGACGCCGTTGAGCTGTATACCCATGAATCCCAGAATCGTCGACTGAATGAAGTCATCAGGCAGCAGAACAGCGAGATGGAGGTGTGGACCGAAAACCTCAAGAAACGTCTGCTGCAGAGTACCTCGACCATTCGTGAGCAGAGCCAAGCGCTGAAAGAGCTCAGCCTGAAGAAGCCGGTGGCAGTTGTTCTTCAGGCATTCGACGGTTTTTTTGAGATCATGGGGGGCTCAAACGCGGTTCATGCCCGCACCGTAAGCACCCTGGTTGCCGATGTTGCCCGCAAGATGGGGCTCGATGCCGAGACCATAACCCGGTTCCGGTTGGCCGCGTTGCTCCATGATACCGGCAAGTTCGGAACCCTGGTCGCTGAATTGAACAAAAGCATGGAGGACATGTCCGAAAGCGAGGCACGGGAATACCGTCGGCATCCGCTTCGCGGCGAAGAGTTGGTCTCCAGGGTCGAAGAGCTCGCGGAGGTCGCTCTGCTGGTACGCAGCCACCATGAAACCTTCGATGGCCAGGGATTTCCCGATGGACTGGAGGGCGAGCGGATTCCCCTGGGAGCGCGACTGATCGCCATTGCCGATCTCATCGAGAGGAGCGCGCGATCGGTGGAAAAACACCGCGCCGATTTTGCGTTGATGACAGCCCGCTTCCACGGCGGGACCCTGCTCGACCCCCATCTGGTGACGAAGTTTCAGGGAATCACCAGGACCATCTATTTCGAGGGAAGGAAATCCGGGCTGGCTTCCGAACTGGAGCTGGAGCCCAAGGATCTCATTCCGGGGATGCAGATCAGCCGTGACGTAGAGAGTGGGGCGGGGGTTCTGCTCATGCAGCGTGGTACAGTGCTGGATATGGCCGGTATTCTGCTCATTCGCAGTCACTTCCACAAGACCCCCTCCCCCCATGGCATTTATGTCCAGGTGACCAGTGACTGA
- a CDS encoding MASE1 domain-containing protein — MNVRVTPIQSLGVALAYLVTALLGFLLAFEQTNATAVWPPAGIALAAFLLLGHRVWPGVFLGAFLANLFVLSPGFSPSMPAFVAAMGTATGNALAALCGAYLVRRFIPATSPFDSTPDAVRFILLAAVASPLISATIGTVSFSLYSGHWLRYGQIWLTWWLGDAVGVLIFAPLFLTWEKRCSLLRDKKRIGEAVALLALLVLVEAVVFLLNIPVGYLIFLILFWTALRFGQFETAVTVTLVMLSFLAWTVTGLGPFSVTNLNYSLLFLQSYLGVASISTLLLSTLVNARNLVEEALRASEEKFRNIFEKAPIGIFQSSIEGRFTSVNGTLATMFRYSSPREMIMDARDISRQLFICPDQRNAIIARARDSLTYVREEIAYRRRDGSEFIANLYMRLLRGATENEADLEGFVEDITERKRAEDSLRVYQENLENLVRARTSELQDANERLTREIEERNRAERILIEREAQYRDLVESANCVILRWLPDGRIIFFNRFAQSFFGYREEEVLGRSIIGTLIPPADSTGHELTSLATDIVSHPEAYAHNINENLRKNGELVWVAWTNKPILAPDGSVAEILSIGIDITQLVHTEQALRRTLDELAWAKERAESADHLKSAFLATMSHELRTPLNSIIGFTGILLQGLSGPINDEQAKQLGMVKNSANHLLSLISDVLDISKIEAGQLKVEHEPFDLRESILKVVQSVRPLAEKKGLDLSCDLAEQVGNISGDARRVEQVLLNLLSNALKFTEQGGVRVSCGREGDAFLTSVRDSGIGIKDEELERLFKPFHQVDTGLSRKYEGTGLGLSISKKLVELMGGEIRVESSPGKGSTFAFTLPLERNPV, encoded by the coding sequence GTGAATGTGCGCGTTACCCCGATTCAGAGCCTTGGCGTTGCCCTTGCCTATCTGGTAACGGCGCTGCTCGGTTTTCTGCTCGCCTTTGAGCAGACAAATGCCACGGCAGTGTGGCCGCCGGCCGGCATTGCCCTGGCTGCTTTTCTTCTTTTAGGCCATCGCGTCTGGCCCGGCGTTTTTCTCGGAGCTTTCCTGGCCAACCTTTTCGTGCTCTCCCCCGGTTTTTCTCCATCGATGCCTGCTTTTGTGGCGGCAATGGGCACAGCAACCGGAAATGCCCTGGCAGCCCTGTGCGGCGCGTATCTCGTTCGTCGCTTCATACCCGCCACCTCTCCCTTCGACAGCACTCCTGATGCAGTTCGTTTTATTCTCCTGGCCGCAGTGGCAAGTCCGCTGATCAGCGCGACCATTGGAACCGTCAGCTTCTCCCTCTACAGTGGCCATTGGCTGCGTTACGGCCAGATCTGGCTGACCTGGTGGTTGGGGGACGCGGTCGGTGTTCTCATCTTTGCCCCGCTGTTCCTCACCTGGGAAAAACGCTGCTCTCTTCTCCGGGACAAGAAGAGGATAGGGGAGGCTGTAGCTCTTCTCGCTCTTCTCGTGCTCGTCGAAGCGGTTGTGTTCCTGTTGAACATCCCGGTGGGATACCTGATTTTTCTCATTCTGTTCTGGACAGCCCTTCGCTTCGGACAGTTCGAAACCGCCGTTACCGTCACCTTGGTTATGCTGAGTTTCCTGGCATGGACCGTTACGGGGCTCGGTCCCTTCAGCGTTACTAACCTGAATTATTCACTTCTTTTTCTTCAATCCTATCTGGGTGTGGCATCCATATCCACCCTGCTTCTGTCGACGCTTGTCAATGCCCGCAATCTGGTGGAGGAGGCGCTGCGCGCCTCGGAGGAAAAATTCAGGAACATCTTCGAGAAAGCGCCCATCGGCATATTCCAGTCCAGCATTGAGGGCAGATTCACCAGTGTCAACGGGACCCTTGCCACCATGTTCCGCTACTCGTCTCCCCGGGAGATGATCATGGACGCGCGGGATATTTCACGCCAGCTCTTCATCTGTCCCGACCAGAGGAACGCCATCATAGCCCGTGCGCGCGACTCACTGACCTATGTCAGGGAGGAGATCGCCTACCGCCGCAGGGATGGTTCGGAATTCATCGCCAACCTGTATATGCGGCTGTTGCGCGGCGCCACGGAGAACGAGGCGGATCTGGAAGGTTTCGTGGAGGACATCACCGAACGCAAGCGTGCCGAAGACAGCCTGCGGGTCTATCAGGAAAACCTGGAAAACCTGGTCAGGGCGAGGACGTCGGAGCTTCAGGATGCCAATGAACGGCTGACGAGGGAGATCGAAGAGCGTAACAGGGCCGAGCGGATCCTCATCGAACGCGAGGCGCAGTATCGGGATCTCGTGGAGAGCGCCAACTGCGTCATCCTGCGTTGGCTGCCGGATGGGAGGATCATCTTCTTCAACCGCTTCGCCCAGTCCTTTTTCGGGTATCGTGAAGAGGAGGTCCTGGGGCGCAGCATCATCGGCACGCTGATTCCTCCCGCGGATTCCACCGGCCACGAGCTCACATCCCTGGCAACGGATATCGTTTCCCATCCGGAAGCGTACGCCCACAATATTAACGAGAATCTGCGCAAGAACGGGGAACTGGTCTGGGTTGCCTGGACCAACAAGCCAATCCTCGCACCTGACGGCTCTGTCGCGGAAATCCTCTCCATCGGTATCGACATCACCCAGTTGGTGCATACGGAGCAAGCGTTGCGGCGGACGCTGGACGAACTGGCATGGGCCAAGGAGAGGGCCGAATCCGCCGACCATTTGAAATCGGCCTTTCTTGCCACCATGTCCCATGAGCTGCGCACCCCGCTCAACTCGATCATCGGTTTCACCGGCATACTGCTGCAGGGATTGAGCGGCCCGATCAACGACGAACAGGCCAAGCAGCTCGGCATGGTAAAAAACAGCGCCAATCACCTGCTCTCCCTGATCAGCGACGTGCTGGACATCTCCAAGATCGAGGCGGGACAGCTGAAGGTGGAGCATGAGCCGTTCGACCTCCGCGAGTCGATTCTCAAGGTTGTCCAGAGCGTGCGCCCCCTGGCGGAGAAGAAGGGACTCGATCTCTCCTGCGACCTGGCGGAACAGGTGGGGAACATCAGCGGAGATGCGCGCCGGGTGGAGCAGGTTCTGCTCAACCTGCTCAGCAACGCGCTCAAGTTCACGGAGCAGGGAGGCGTCCGCGTCAGCTGCGGCCGTGAAGGAGACGCCTTCCTGACCAGCGTACGCGACAGCGGCATCGGCATCAAGGACGAGGAGCTGGAGCGTCTGTTCAAACCATTCCATCAGGTCGACACCGGCCTGAGCCGCAAATACGAAGGGACCGGCCTGGGGCTCTCCATCAGCAAGAAACTGGTGGAGTTGATGGGGGGCGAGATCCGGGTCGAAAGCAGTCCGGGGAAGGGGAGCACTTTTGCCTTCACGCTTCCCCTTGAAAGGAATCCCGTATGA
- a CDS encoding sensor histidine kinase, whose translation MLLDTITMLIALGVLCCSFGIAMLLIWRFFSPGRPMLLWAIGMLSCGLGSFLVGLRDVIPLFFSLIVGNLLFAFFFCLIWWGTSLHRGSKAPRLVIAASLLLFSALFSWFALVRPDMAWRVVVMRSFMAFWLTGAMFSLVTGGKRCTGMERVALATLLLNLLFQVLTVAMQLSSMFSREPLQGNANVAFTALLSLVGVAGWGLAVILVKLEKMLGELRESRELFDMIANSSPAMLWMSGPDGKCTWFNETWLSFTGRPLEQELGDGWAERVHPDDADRCLGTYREAFEARRPFSMEYRQLHHGGDYRWLLDQGHPRHDASGAFCGYIGSCLDVHNRYLADEMLRCKNDEIEQFIYTVSHDLRGPLVTIKSFLGYLEQDMEAVDSKRIGQDLHFIHTAADKMEELLVELLELSRIGRRENPAQRMTFRELASESLSLLAGHIVDQRVGVRVADVDQPLMGDRPRLVQIWQNLLDNAVKYMGDQPAPLIELGIARQEGEVIFFVRDNGIGIAPEYQGRVFGMFDKLDQQSVGVGLGLAMVKRIVEKYNGRIWVDSPGRGSGSCFSFTLPGALLPEGEQ comes from the coding sequence ATGTTGCTCGATACCATCACCATGCTGATAGCGCTGGGAGTACTTTGCTGCTCATTCGGCATCGCCATGCTGCTGATCTGGCGCTTCTTCTCCCCCGGACGGCCCATGCTGCTCTGGGCAATCGGCATGCTGAGCTGTGGCCTGGGAAGTTTTCTGGTCGGTCTCCGGGATGTCATTCCGCTCTTCTTCTCCCTGATCGTCGGCAACCTGCTGTTCGCCTTCTTCTTCTGCCTCATCTGGTGGGGGACATCGCTCCATCGCGGGAGCAAAGCGCCCCGCCTCGTCATCGCCGCGTCGCTGCTCCTGTTCAGCGCGCTCTTTTCCTGGTTTGCCCTGGTGAGGCCGGATATGGCATGGCGCGTGGTCGTCATGCGCTCCTTCATGGCGTTCTGGCTGACCGGCGCCATGTTCTCGCTGGTCACGGGGGGGAAACGATGTACCGGCATGGAAAGGGTGGCGCTGGCCACATTGCTGCTCAACCTGCTGTTCCAGGTGCTGACCGTCGCCATGCAGCTGTCGAGCATGTTCAGTCGTGAACCTCTCCAGGGCAACGCCAACGTGGCTTTCACCGCCCTGCTGTCGCTGGTGGGAGTTGCCGGCTGGGGGCTGGCGGTGATCCTGGTGAAGCTGGAAAAGATGCTGGGAGAGCTGCGGGAGTCGCGGGAACTCTTCGATATGATTGCCAACAGCTCGCCGGCCATGCTCTGGATGTCCGGGCCAGACGGCAAGTGTACCTGGTTCAACGAAACCTGGCTCTCCTTCACCGGCCGCCCCCTGGAGCAGGAACTGGGCGATGGCTGGGCCGAGAGGGTTCACCCCGATGATGCCGACCGCTGTCTCGGCACCTACCGGGAAGCCTTCGAGGCACGTCGTCCCTTTTCCATGGAATACCGTCAGCTCCACCACGGTGGCGACTATCGCTGGCTCCTGGACCAGGGGCACCCACGCCATGACGCCTCGGGGGCTTTTTGTGGCTACATCGGCTCCTGTCTGGACGTACATAATCGCTACCTGGCTGACGAGATGCTCAGGTGCAAGAACGACGAGATCGAACAGTTCATCTACACGGTTTCCCATGACCTGCGCGGCCCGCTGGTGACCATCAAGAGTTTTCTGGGGTATCTGGAGCAGGACATGGAGGCCGTTGATTCCAAGAGGATCGGGCAGGATCTGCATTTCATCCATACCGCCGCCGACAAGATGGAAGAACTGCTCGTGGAACTTCTGGAACTGTCGCGCATCGGCCGGCGGGAGAATCCGGCGCAGCGGATGACGTTCCGGGAACTGGCCAGTGAGTCGTTGTCGCTGCTGGCGGGGCACATCGTCGACCAGAGGGTGGGGGTGCGCGTGGCGGACGTGGATCAGCCGTTGATGGGTGATCGGCCACGGCTGGTCCAGATCTGGCAGAACCTTTTGGACAATGCCGTCAAGTACATGGGCGACCAGCCGGCCCCCCTGATCGAACTGGGCATTGCGCGTCAGGAGGGAGAGGTTATCTTCTTTGTCAGGGATAACGGCATCGGCATTGCTCCGGAGTATCAGGGTAGGGTATTCGGCATGTTCGACAAGCTGGATCAGCAGAGTGTCGGTGTTGGGTTGGGATTGGCCATGGTCAAGCGGATCGTGGAAAAATACAACGGCAGGATCTGGGTGGATTCGCCGGGCAGGGGGAGCGGTTCATGCTTCAGCTTTACCCTGCCGGGAGCGCTCTTGCCTGAAGGAGAACAGTGA
- a CDS encoding response regulator, whose translation MHSVLIVDDIAENRYFLEVLLRGNGFAVRSAGNGAEALESARSDPPDLIVSDILMPVMDGYTFCRECKSDDRLRRIPFIFYTATYTEKKDQELALSLGADRFVIKPQEPEALLSLLQDVLTASRDGGRHSSTEESHGGEGLLKEYSEVLFHKLEQKMAELEQTNRELEQKIAEQKRTEEQLRQAQKMEAIGRFSTGIAHDFNNILTVVVGYAYLVQMKLAKDDRQREWMDQILAAVERAKNLTRSLLAFSRKEELKLELIDLNNSIRNVETFLRRVIGEDITLMLSLKEGGVPIFADQGHIEQVLMNLATNARDAMPKGGILSIGTDVVDMDEVFIKTHGYGTAGWYAAITVADSGIGMDGDTRQRIFEPFFTTKETGRGTGLGLSIIYGIVQQHDGYITVYSEPGQGATFRIYLPLAQGEASSECALPAKPLQMARGSETLLVVDDEAPIREYLKLYLTELGYGVLLARDGQEAVDLFREQMHEIDLVLMDVILPNKNGREAASEIREMRNDCKIIFSSGYPHDLVHGRRLLDHGEHLLMKPLTPTELAVKVRAVLDGEAGGDVPV comes from the coding sequence ATGCACAGCGTTCTGATCGTCGACGACATTGCCGAAAACCGCTATTTTCTGGAGGTGCTGCTGAGGGGGAACGGGTTTGCGGTGCGTTCCGCCGGCAACGGTGCCGAAGCGCTTGAGTCTGCCCGCAGCGATCCGCCGGACCTGATCGTGTCCGACATCCTCATGCCGGTGATGGACGGCTACACATTTTGCCGGGAATGCAAGTCCGACGACCGTCTCAGGCGCATACCGTTCATTTTCTATACCGCCACCTATACGGAGAAGAAGGATCAGGAGTTGGCGCTGAGCCTGGGGGCTGACCGGTTTGTGATCAAGCCCCAGGAACCGGAGGCTCTGCTGTCTCTCCTTCAGGATGTGCTGACCGCTTCCCGTGACGGGGGGAGGCATTCCTCCACGGAAGAATCCCACGGGGGCGAAGGGCTGCTCAAGGAGTACAGTGAGGTGCTGTTCCACAAGCTGGAACAGAAGATGGCCGAACTGGAGCAGACCAACAGGGAGCTGGAGCAGAAAATAGCCGAGCAGAAGCGCACCGAGGAACAGCTGCGCCAGGCGCAGAAGATGGAGGCAATCGGCCGGTTTTCAACGGGGATCGCCCATGATTTCAACAACATTCTGACGGTTGTTGTCGGATATGCGTACCTGGTTCAGATGAAATTAGCCAAGGATGATCGACAACGGGAGTGGATGGATCAGATTCTGGCCGCGGTCGAGCGAGCCAAAAACCTGACCCGCAGCCTTCTTGCATTCAGCAGGAAAGAGGAACTGAAGCTGGAGCTGATCGACCTTAACAACAGCATCAGGAATGTGGAGACCTTCCTCCGCAGAGTCATCGGCGAAGACATTACACTGATGCTGTCCCTTAAGGAAGGAGGCGTCCCCATTTTCGCCGACCAGGGGCATATTGAGCAGGTGCTGATGAATCTGGCCACGAATGCGCGGGACGCCATGCCGAAGGGGGGCATACTCTCCATCGGGACTGATGTCGTGGATATGGATGAGGTATTCATAAAAACGCACGGTTATGGAACAGCGGGGTGGTATGCGGCCATTACGGTGGCTGATTCCGGTATCGGTATGGATGGGGATACCCGGCAGCGCATCTTCGAGCCGTTTTTCACCACCAAGGAAACCGGGCGGGGAACCGGACTGGGGCTCTCAATCATCTACGGGATCGTACAGCAGCATGACGGGTATATTACCGTCTACAGCGAGCCGGGACAGGGCGCAACCTTCAGGATATACCTGCCGCTGGCGCAGGGGGAGGCGAGCAGTGAGTGCGCGTTACCCGCAAAGCCCTTGCAGATGGCACGCGGAAGCGAGACCCTTCTGGTCGTGGACGATGAGGCGCCCATCAGGGAGTACCTGAAGCTGTATCTGACGGAACTGGGATACGGGGTGCTGCTTGCGCGGGATGGGCAGGAGGCGGTCGACCTGTTTCGTGAACAGATGCATGAGATCGACCTGGTGCTGATGGATGTCATTCTGCCGAACAAGAATGGCCGGGAGGCGGCCTCTGAGATCAGAGAAATGCGCAACGACTGTAAAATCATATTTTCCAGCGGTTACCCCCATGATCTCGTCCATGGACGAAGGCTGCTGGACCATGGCGAACATCTGCTTATGAAGCCGCTGACTCCAACCGAGCTGGCCGTGAAGGTCCGGGCTGTCCTGGACGGTGAGGCTGGGGGAGATGTCCCGGTATAA
- a CDS encoding response regulator, whose product MDPEPIRILLVDDERNVLRSLERLFLDEEYEIFTAGSGGDGLEILEQHGPFRLVISDYRMSGMHGVEFLSEVCRRWPDTERMILSGYADLAAIVASINLGRIYKFIAKPWNDDDLLCTVREALERYELRARNRQLVTDLMAANEELRRINDHLNDMVDERVKEVLLKSRALHGFQGVVDALPIGVVGADGYGMVVQCNALGAEMLGVDREDLIGRDLATMFPRHLVQSIVQLDYNSGCTCSVELPSGACRAFLTRIEQGDQRAIVIALMKDTMTSGGAGYGYGYG is encoded by the coding sequence ATGGATCCCGAACCAATCCGCATACTTCTGGTCGATGACGAACGGAACGTGCTCCGGTCACTGGAACGGCTCTTTCTGGATGAAGAGTACGAGATCTTCACCGCCGGTTCCGGGGGGGATGGGTTGGAGATTCTGGAACAGCACGGTCCGTTCCGGTTGGTTATTTCGGACTACCGCATGTCCGGCATGCACGGCGTCGAGTTCTTGAGCGAGGTCTGTCGTCGTTGGCCCGATACGGAACGGATGATCCTCTCCGGTTATGCCGACCTGGCCGCCATCGTGGCTTCCATCAACCTGGGGCGGATCTACAAGTTCATCGCCAAGCCGTGGAACGATGATGACCTGCTCTGTACCGTCCGCGAGGCGCTGGAACGCTACGAATTGCGGGCCAGAAACCGTCAACTTGTGACGGATCTGATGGCTGCCAACGAAGAATTGCGGAGAATCAACGACCATCTGAATGACATGGTGGACGAGCGTGTCAAGGAAGTGCTGCTGAAGAGCCGCGCCCTTCACGGTTTTCAGGGCGTGGTGGACGCGCTGCCGATAGGGGTCGTGGGGGCGGACGGATACGGCATGGTCGTCCAGTGCAACGCCCTTGGAGCCGAGATGCTGGGTGTCGATCGAGAAGATCTAATCGGTCGTGACCTGGCTACCATGTTCCCCCGGCATCTGGTCCAATCCATTGTGCAGTTGGATTACAATTCGGGGTGCACATGTTCGGTGGAGTTGCCCAGCGGCGCCTGCCGAGCGTTCCTGACGCGGATTGAACAGGGGGATCAGCGGGCGATCGTAATTGCGCTGATGAAGGATACTATGACGTCCGGAGGAGCCGGATATGGCTATGGATATGGATGA